The Sphaerodactylus townsendi isolate TG3544 linkage group LG02, MPM_Stown_v2.3, whole genome shotgun sequence DNA segment TCAAGTCTTCCttaagtcccactgaaatcagttggGCAGGAAGTCAATTGTGACTTAAATTTACACTAAGAAGACAGCTCTGGATTAGGGCAATGGAGTGTGGGAAAGGCTAGGCCTTCTTTGGATTTTTTATTGGAGGAGAGGTCCAGGTTTAGTCACATATTTCTGCATTGTCTGTTGCTTAGCGAGGAAACTGCAGATAATTTTAGATTCTTGTTGGCAGGAAGAAAAGTAGTAGAACTGACAAATGCTTATCACAAGCAACCAATAACACTTTATAATATTGATTTTAGTTTGATAAACTATGCAAAATGGAATTTACGTTTCTTGGAAACATTTGTAAGACACACATGCATCTTGAAATATTTTGACCTGTTTGATTTGTTTTGCTGAGGAGACCCTATATTTTAACTCAGCAACATGTTCTAGGTTTATGTCAGTGAAAATTCAGTGGGAATGCATGAAGACACTGTGGTCTTTTTCGAACGAGTCATTTACAacgtatcttgctgccaaatgctatttttttcttctgaattccacacattttttcctctgtttgattccagaaatgttttcctttcatttttcctgttttcttaaaCAACTTTCACTGTGATTTTTTCCCTATCTGAGcctgcttcccttgagcatgtgatcatgttgaaatgatcTCCATTTcgctgccccaccaaacaccatGTCCTTATCCATACCTCAAGTAATtgcccaacctctccttcagccatttctcctcctccattttcaaaaggattttttttaaaaaaattatctttgtcatattgaactagtgatgtaacattgagaCAGAAAGAAGCATGGCTGATTggattagctttgtcaatttcacttagaACTTGCAAAGTTAACTTTCAGGAAGAGATATAGAGAAGCTGGATGTTAGCTCCCTAATCACCTCCAACATTCCCCTGCGCCACACAGCTGCTAGGGTTCAGTAGAGGCTTCTAGAATACAGGTGATGGTATCAGGGATGAGGGAGGGGGTTGCCAATCAAATAGGGAAATTGCCCTGCTGACCAATTTAATGTAGGAAGAGAATTTACCCAAACCACCCAGAACAGACTCTGAGTAGATGCAGACACAAGTATATGCTCACCTCATTCGGTCTCAAAGTCCAATTCTGGGTAGTCAAAGAACTGCATGTTGACCTGGGGGACCAGGTCTAGTGCAAAATGGGTCAAGGATGTTGCTCATTTAGGAAAAGACGTGCTCACTCTGGACATTCATTAGAGGGCACAAGAGGAGTTCCAGGACCACACAGAAAGGTCCAGCCTGATTGACTCTTTTATGGCCCAGTAGTTCAGCAGATTATTTGACTGCAACATGTTAGCCCTCTGATCAatcctataaatatatatatgtcatggcaatatattttcctttaaaatcatattggcagaagccagttttcacagcacctctctgtgtaggtagcagcatggtCACCTGACagcaagctaaaggtcaaaagtttgctttaacatgagctaattaagagaatgagttactcctgtatgatttggaggtctcatcctgcgtaagggcatgcttgattaccacaccttgcaagatactgttaaagacaaagtatatggaaagccactttaatatcagatactgcatctccctatctcttctgaaaaccaggtcagcaacagatggttgctcctctgcatctcctcttcccattgttatgattTTCCTAAGTCACCCACCTTACCCCGgtctaaatgtctcagccaaaatctgaatatcttgggcagtaaccctaaaaggttaatctgcatggaagccttacagcgtttcctcgtttagcttaacaatgtaatttggcccctttgtccagggcttagtcatagttgagctggttaattagctctgcaccccaaacccagcacagatatGAAACCGAGTGAAATTAGCTCCTTTTCCCaccaagagaacgatctaccttataaaagatcagttcacctggagcactttgctcattactagcctgtacctcccttggtctggtcagtttgagacacgatatcgtcttctactgggtttccgtgctggcgtggaatccctgccttctactttgagatcgttaggtaatgtatcaccccgctgcttcccaaattccctctctttctcccacctacttttcaaacctttctatgtactaggaacttgaatgtatgccctcttatgtcttactgtatgtgtgtattttgaaccaaatttatataaacatttaaaaactcatttggactcttgaattactctgcggatcgctccttgccaaatcccttccccgtagatatagtctccaagatcacacctagcctcctctcgcactgccaagtgagtTTCATTCCCCTGTGCTATTTTAAAATCCagatgtgtgctgttacactcttagcagctggtggagattccctttaataaattgaTAACCCCTGTTAAGATAGGTAACAAACATGTGGGGCTGTTGAAAGGTAGTCCTGTCTCATGTACCTCATCCTCCCAAAGGGGTCGACTGCCCACCCAATGAGCTTCATCTCCATTACGGCATTGGTTCTGGGTACCTAGGAGAGTGAATTCACCCATATATTTCTGCCAAGGCATTGAGATCAAATGGGGAGGCCCACctggctgtctgacattctttggaGATAAGGTGGTGGGGACAGCCTGGCAGACCTTCTCTCCATCGGCCCCtatactgtggaatgccctccctccagaggttcaccaTGCACCTACTCACTTTGAGTTTCAGCATCTCGTCAACACTGTCCTCTTCACCTAGGTATTTGGTTGACCCTCCCCATTGGGAGAGGGCCCCTGAGGTGTCCATACATCCCTATTTTTGTGGGTGGATGTATGGAGCGGGTGCTGGAGATTTCAcattgtgtttgggtttttagaatgggttCTATTATTCTCTACaaagagaagtgtctcctttAAAAGACAAAAGGAGAATAAGAGGAATCAATGGCTATATCTTCAAAAAGTGAAtattggaaaaagaaattcctctcctcatcagaggcatatctaccacggggaagccagggcacatgccctggggGCCACTTGAAGGAGGTGCCATTGGCTATCtggcccccctcccttccaaggcaggctgcagggcaggggagggaggaaaaggggagacagattttcagtgcttgccctagatccgtggtggtgaacctttggaactccagatgttaaggactacaattcccatcagcccctgccagcatggtcaattggccatgctggcaagggctgatgggaattgtagaccataacatctggagtgctaaaggttcgccaccactgccctagatgctGTTTCCCATTAATATGTCCCTGCTCCTCATAGCACTGCTTGCAGATCTCTTGCAATTCCTCGTTGTTACCCCTAAAGGTGAAACTTCTAGTCTTATCTTAAGCTTCAATGGCAACTTTTGATGGGATGCTTAAGTAAAAATAAACATCAGTAAGCCTGATAAGCTCATGTCTATAAATCTACTTTCGCTGTTTTGATGCATTGCAAAGTTGTGCAACATTGTAGCACTTGCCagagaaacataagaacataagaacataagaactagcctgctggatcagaccagagtccatctagtccagcattcttctactcgcagtggcccaccaggtgcctttgggagctcacatgcaggatgtgaaagcaatggccttctgctgctgctgctcctgagcacctggtctgctaaggcatttgccatctcagatcaaggagaataaagatttgtagccatagatcgacttctcctccataaatctgtccaagccctttttcaagctatccaggttaggggccatcaccacctcctgtggcagcatattccaaacaccaatcacacgttgcgtgaagaagtgtttcctttgattagtcctaattcttccccccagcattttcaatgaatgccccctggttctagtattgtgagaaagagagaaaaaattctctctgtcaacattttctaccccgtgcataattttatacacttcaatcatatcccccctcagacgtctcctctccaaactaaagagccccaaacgctgcagcctctcctcataaggaaggtgctccagtccctcaatcatcctcgttgcccttctctgcacaaaCATGCCTTGACCCTTCTACTTTAAAATAATAGTCCATGATGCAATACAGGCCAGCTTTGACAGGAACTGACAGAAGatttttgattctttgcaattgaTGTTTGGGGGAAGATGGCTGCAGAGTGTCAATACATCTCTGCCACACAATACATCTTTGCTCTCTGTCTGGAATCAAGTAACTGGAGTTGAAGTATTGTCGTGCCCCCAcaaaggcttttgttatttccccattaagctccagtttccccatagttggcatggttttagttcattgttaagtattctaagggagggtattttagttagcccctgtccctttaagacatttcacaacaggcagtttccctctttacccagcaatcccctgttttagctcttgccagtcagtcagagcgaggtgccaagggtagctggagactggataTTCGTGACGTATagggtggtccatagagcacaagttaaagttaacagtaattagaaccagacaaggactgaaagTATTAAAAGCAAGCAAGACACTGTGGACTTTCtagaaagcagccaagagaagacacagtctacagcttcaaatctgctcaagacaagccagtactctgatttagacagacccaggggaggagttagggtcttaattctcttaagtaataaacctattgttgaactgttgaacctggcttgtgtctctccCACTTTGTCCTAGCCAAGTACGGGGCactaaaaacagattcacttgtggggggggggggaataagtaTCAATATTGTAGTAGTCTTGCTTTGCAAAGTTTTTGTCCCCGTGaggaaatcacagctgacttctggcaaccccacaggttttcaaggtaaggcaTATGCAGATGTgatttgccatagcctgcctctacATCACACTCCtggtattgattgattgattgattgattgattgattgattgattgattgattgattgattgattgattgattgattgattgattgattgattgattgattgagcttctataccgccccattcccgaagggctctgggcggtgtacaacatgaaagaagacaatataagcagttaaaacatttaaaagcagcggtaaccataaaaacatttctaataaatattttttttttatacaCACCGTATtctgtggcatttttttaaaatttaatttacttTGTGGAAAGAATAAGGGCCACGATGAGGCCATAGAGACCCAAGACTTCAGCGAAGATCAAGATTAGGATCATGCCCACAAATAACCTGGGCTGCTGCGCTGTCCCGATGCAGCCTGCATAAAGCCGCGATGCACCAATGGCAAAAAGCCGGCGTGGAACGCTCAAATTGCCCACGCTCCAGACCCGGCGCAGCTGAAGGAAACTCTTGTATAGCGTGATGTCGACCGTGAGGGAGGTGGCGATGAGGACTGCCACTACCAGGCCGTAGATTGCTATGATGCCTGCCATGACCACAGGGATGATGGACT contains these protein-coding regions:
- the LOC125426949 gene encoding V-type proton ATPase 16 kDa proteolipid subunit c-like encodes the protein MASAPEYSSFFAVMGASAAMVFSALGAAYGTAKSGTGIAAMSVMRPELIMKSIIPVVMAGIIAIYGLVVAVLIATSLTVDITLYKSFLQLRRVWSVGNLSVPRRLFAIGASRLYAGCIGTAQQPRLFVGMILILIFAEVLGLYGLIVALILSTK